A DNA window from Candidatus Methylacidiphilales bacterium contains the following coding sequences:
- a CDS encoding glycosyltransferase family 4 protein, which produces MINHRFQMGGSPTSLADLAHELRARGWNITIAGGEGGPVANRLEKEGFNCWIIPKEGFCGWKTILGYIQLIRKEGVCLVHLNTLTSYFKYPAMAARICGVPAVWWAREELQAKRCRRLFPWIKFLSSALVVVSSEQENFAVQSTILKSHPVHVILKGLDAAALHKKAEQSVNRKIPQTRPWILFIGRLEERKSPHVILEAMHMLDKKGMLLDLVIIGDLLEGDEDYKKMFRQLLTRLGLVDRVHVMGVLDNPHPYFKLSSLMVLPTKWDCAPRVVMEAMIHSCPVVCTDIPGNHDLITEGVTGTMFVPGDSSACASAIEKVLNDDKMRMELTHNARRHMETQFSLPATVDKIEALYAKV; this is translated from the coding sequence ATGATCAACCACCGGTTTCAGATGGGAGGTTCGCCGACCAGTCTCGCAGATCTCGCGCATGAACTCAGGGCGCGAGGCTGGAACATCACCATAGCTGGTGGCGAAGGAGGCCCGGTAGCAAATCGGCTTGAGAAAGAAGGATTCAATTGCTGGATTATTCCGAAAGAAGGATTCTGTGGTTGGAAAACGATCCTGGGATATATTCAACTTATCCGAAAGGAGGGTGTATGTCTGGTCCACTTGAATACCCTCACATCCTATTTCAAGTACCCGGCCATGGCCGCCCGTATATGCGGGGTGCCCGCAGTGTGGTGGGCCCGGGAAGAGTTGCAGGCCAAACGTTGCCGGAGATTGTTTCCTTGGATCAAATTTCTAAGCTCAGCGCTGGTGGTTGTATCAAGTGAACAGGAAAATTTTGCCGTCCAATCCACGATACTAAAGTCCCATCCTGTCCATGTGATCCTCAAGGGGTTGGATGCGGCCGCCCTGCACAAAAAGGCGGAGCAGTCAGTAAACAGGAAAATTCCCCAAACCAGGCCCTGGATTTTGTTCATCGGCCGGCTGGAAGAACGCAAATCTCCCCATGTCATTCTGGAGGCTATGCACATGCTTGATAAAAAAGGCATGTTATTGGACCTGGTCATCATCGGTGATTTGCTGGAGGGCGACGAAGATTATAAAAAAATGTTCCGTCAACTGTTGACCCGATTGGGCTTGGTGGACCGCGTCCACGTGATGGGAGTTTTGGACAACCCGCATCCCTACTTCAAATTGTCAAGTTTGATGGTCCTGCCCACAAAGTGGGACTGCGCGCCCAGAGTGGTCATGGAAGCGATGATTCATTCATGCCCGGTGGTGTGCACTGATATTCCGGGCAATCATGATCTCATTACTGAGGGTGTTACAGGCACGATGTTTGTTCCCGGGGATTCAAGTGCCTGTGCGTCCGCCATCGAAAAAGTATTAAACGATGATAAGATGCGGATGGAATTGACCCATAATGCCCGAAGGCATATGGAAACCCAATTTTCTTTGCCTGCCACAGTGGACAAAATAGAGGCATTGTACGCAAAAGTGTGA
- a CDS encoding glycosyltransferase family 4 protein: MALSYRDGIPEGMIMREVFYLFASKVSEKGLGLVVREQLRALSEARIRVTLMSRGGFEGNNIKPLTWRHTPANALSWLPSQTYYCAQFRFFSLMAAQHLRRHAGRYDACICWNRQGMALLPVAHTLGVKSFLNHPSWHHDYPPGASGWVDHAWPRFKRRDFDRQYELADRILVASAQAERTFQACGVPSDKIIPIGRGADLDEFTSPERAFRPFRVIMVGELGERKGVIEALEAWRYAALPEAEFWLVGHLPHETETRVRAVAAAMPSVKIMGYRKDVGHLMAQCHVQILPSRREGLAKSLIEGAACGLVTLATREAGLEIKEGDTGWYIKREAKQNNGELMRRLYADEPEWRRMSKLSTEDARANHTWTAFRRMFLKSIQEEVK; encoded by the coding sequence GTGGCCTTATCGTATCGGGACGGAATCCCGGAAGGCATGATCATGAGGGAGGTCTTCTATTTGTTTGCCTCGAAGGTTTCTGAAAAAGGTCTGGGCTTGGTCGTGCGCGAACAATTGCGTGCGCTGTCGGAAGCCCGCATCCGCGTCACCCTGATGTCCCGCGGGGGTTTCGAGGGAAACAACATCAAGCCCCTGACCTGGCGCCACACACCCGCAAACGCCCTCTCTTGGCTGCCATCCCAAACATACTACTGTGCCCAATTCCGTTTCTTTTCACTCATGGCCGCACAACATCTTCGACGCCACGCAGGACGTTATGATGCCTGCATTTGCTGGAACCGCCAGGGAATGGCCCTCCTGCCAGTCGCGCATACCCTGGGTGTCAAAAGTTTTCTGAATCACCCAAGCTGGCACCATGATTACCCTCCGGGTGCGTCGGGCTGGGTCGATCATGCATGGCCCAGGTTCAAGAGACGGGACTTCGACCGGCAATACGAACTGGCGGACCGCATACTCGTGGCGTCCGCTCAAGCAGAGCGGACATTTCAAGCATGTGGGGTTCCCTCCGATAAAATCATACCCATCGGGCGAGGGGCGGATTTGGACGAATTCACCAGCCCGGAGCGTGCCTTCCGTCCCTTCAGGGTCATCATGGTGGGAGAGTTGGGAGAGCGCAAGGGGGTGATCGAAGCATTGGAAGCTTGGAGATACGCGGCATTGCCCGAAGCGGAGTTTTGGCTGGTTGGCCATTTGCCCCATGAAACGGAAACGAGGGTCCGCGCAGTTGCCGCCGCCATGCCTTCGGTCAAAATCATGGGATATCGCAAAGATGTCGGACACCTCATGGCCCAATGCCATGTGCAAATACTCCCTTCCAGACGGGAGGGTTTGGCTAAATCCCTCATCGAAGGCGCGGCCTGTGGCTTGGTCACGCTGGCGACCCGGGAGGCCGGATTAGAAATCAAGGAAGGGGATACCGGCTGGTATATCAAGCGAGAAGCCAAGCAAAACAATGGAGAATTAATGCGGCGCTTGTATGCTGATGAGCCTGAGTGGCGGCGAATGAGCAAGCTATCAACGGAAGACGCCCGTGCGAATCATACTTGGACGGCCTTCCGTCGTATGTTTTTGAAAAGTATTCAAGAAGAGGTGAAATGA
- a CDS encoding glycosyltransferase family 9 protein: MGYLILYAVLRGLFFPFLKRSKKGGLALLIHTGKIGDYANAVFLLEKVAPADVLLDRLNAPFVSKDQRIRKAWFQQDYKANIWKKCRLACQLYCQGYERVFITTPNQLNLFWGLCACAGSTSALDVGWGMRILLKICDRVVPHDVHTPTIDSYLKLADGPGGERPVGRLFTDWNEDGVVEPLRQASRPRVGVSLCTGNGSKQIPVEEWGWWFQWLKSMGVSIVVLGTEPEQVFLDSVLQNSALPASAVLNLLGAVPLRDLPENISQLDILVSADSGPAYLAGLRNVPLVLYAGPCYLPEQQPQGNNHHIVSPQAPVERYSYIFDALHNADCETLYKTNVEERRRMMDFVRRVIQK, from the coding sequence ATGGGCTACCTGATACTATACGCAGTGCTGCGCGGTCTTTTTTTTCCTTTTCTAAAGAGAAGCAAAAAAGGGGGCTTGGCCCTGCTGATTCATACGGGAAAAATAGGAGACTATGCAAATGCGGTGTTTTTGCTGGAAAAAGTCGCGCCAGCGGACGTCCTCTTGGACCGGTTGAATGCCCCTTTTGTATCGAAGGACCAAAGAATTCGAAAAGCCTGGTTCCAACAAGACTATAAGGCAAACATCTGGAAAAAATGCCGCCTGGCTTGCCAGCTCTATTGTCAGGGATATGAACGAGTTTTCATAACGACCCCGAACCAACTCAATTTGTTCTGGGGTCTGTGTGCCTGTGCAGGATCAACCTCCGCGCTCGATGTGGGATGGGGGATGCGCATATTGTTGAAAATCTGTGACCGGGTCGTGCCACACGATGTCCATACGCCCACCATTGATTCCTATTTGAAGTTGGCGGACGGCCCCGGTGGGGAAAGGCCTGTGGGTCGTCTCTTCACTGATTGGAACGAGGATGGGGTCGTGGAACCGTTGAGGCAGGCTTCACGTCCACGGGTCGGTGTCTCTCTTTGCACAGGAAATGGATCCAAACAAATCCCCGTTGAAGAATGGGGCTGGTGGTTCCAGTGGCTGAAATCCATGGGTGTCTCCATCGTGGTCCTGGGCACTGAGCCGGAACAGGTCTTCTTGGATTCCGTTTTACAAAATTCGGCATTACCGGCATCTGCTGTGTTGAATCTGCTGGGTGCGGTGCCCTTGCGCGACCTCCCGGAAAATATTTCACAATTAGATATCCTGGTATCGGCCGATAGTGGTCCGGCCTATCTGGCGGGTCTGCGGAACGTGCCTTTGGTGCTTTACGCCGGCCCTTGTTATTTGCCCGAACAACAACCACAGGGAAACAATCATCACATCGTTTCCCCCCAAGCCCCCGTAGAACGTTACTCCTACATTTTTGACGCACTGCACAACGCGGATTGTGAAACACTCTACAAAACAAATGTGGAAGAACGCCGCCGGATGATGGATTTTGTCAGAAGAGTGATCCAGAAATAA
- a CDS encoding glycosyltransferase family A protein, with protein sequence MKTLTVLFTFNRPLLLDNCLRSFWKFAPGNPLLILDDGSDDPVQKDVLSKAALQADTRVVKFEHDRNRRLGGLYANMAWSYRLALDEGMDYVHFLQDDQQFLWHDPSFWSRCDELFQHCPSAYELTPGFDWLIFSHVHHKRSQWNAEAGCWKRLNSAFMAPGVFHVPRMHENGWVFAESEVANHLQARAKGLELIASPAPSVGKVPSAPVRHAGRKHRKEMAPRKEFYLLPLDEQALTQLCQVPKSRPPLYEEYCIPWGWRAWAPYHYSNNLVKHLQNLRRWIKGNHFRSWPYRIGTESRKA encoded by the coding sequence GTGAAAACACTTACCGTCCTCTTCACCTTCAACCGTCCGTTGCTGTTGGATAACTGCCTGCGTTCCTTCTGGAAGTTTGCCCCGGGAAACCCGCTGCTGATCCTGGATGACGGTAGCGACGATCCCGTGCAAAAAGATGTTCTCAGCAAAGCCGCGCTGCAGGCGGACACGCGTGTGGTGAAATTCGAACATGATCGGAATCGTCGCCTGGGCGGGCTCTATGCCAACATGGCCTGGTCCTACCGGCTGGCGCTGGATGAAGGCATGGATTACGTTCACTTCCTCCAGGACGACCAACAATTTCTCTGGCATGACCCTTCCTTCTGGAGTCGGTGCGACGAGCTCTTCCAGCATTGTCCGTCTGCCTATGAATTGACTCCCGGGTTTGACTGGTTGATTTTTTCCCACGTCCACCATAAGCGCAGCCAATGGAACGCCGAAGCCGGTTGTTGGAAAAGACTCAACAGTGCGTTCATGGCTCCCGGTGTATTCCACGTGCCCCGCATGCACGAAAATGGATGGGTGTTTGCCGAATCCGAAGTGGCGAACCATTTGCAGGCGAGGGCAAAGGGTTTGGAACTGATTGCCTCGCCCGCTCCATCTGTGGGAAAGGTTCCCTCTGCCCCGGTGCGCCATGCGGGAAGAAAACACCGTAAAGAAATGGCGCCCAGGAAGGAATTCTACCTCCTGCCACTCGATGAACAGGCTTTAACCCAACTGTGTCAGGTGCCGAAATCAAGACCCCCGCTCTACGAGGAATACTGCATTCCGTGGGGTTGGCGGGCTTGGGCTCCATACCATTACTCGAATAACCTGGTGAAGCATCTTCAGAACCTCAGAAGATGGATCAAGGGCAATCATTTCCGTTCGTGGCCTTATCGTATCGGGACGGAATCCCGGAAGGCATGA
- a CDS encoding sulfotransferase, translating into MSLVTGRKVFGIGFQKSGTTSLAHAMRYLGFHNIPAVGYRLEFLEGISRGVHPGELTKILEPWNFLRDNPFFWPKLPSTGAPFYQWANQQYPDALFILTKRISASAWQRSMITHMERGGHYPKGPLKGSDIYKKRMLVYGQEAVDSMDISLFTKVYETYNKEARDYLSTFAKGRWIELCWEEGHGWTELCRFLSVRKPWFRPFPSSNKTNYAKHKKTIEEDT; encoded by the coding sequence ATGAGCCTTGTCACCGGTCGTAAGGTATTCGGAATTGGTTTTCAGAAGTCTGGAACTACAAGCTTGGCGCATGCAATGCGGTATTTGGGATTTCACAATATACCTGCAGTCGGTTATAGACTGGAATTTTTAGAAGGAATCTCGCGGGGTGTGCATCCTGGTGAACTTACGAAAATTTTAGAGCCCTGGAACTTTCTACGTGATAACCCATTTTTTTGGCCCAAACTGCCATCCACGGGTGCTCCTTTTTATCAATGGGCAAATCAGCAGTACCCCGATGCCCTTTTCATTCTTACTAAACGAATTTCGGCTAGTGCTTGGCAGAGGAGTATGATTACGCACATGGAGAGGGGTGGCCACTACCCTAAGGGACCCTTAAAAGGCTCCGATATTTACAAGAAACGTATGTTAGTATATGGCCAGGAAGCCGTTGACTCGATGGATATTTCACTTTTTACCAAAGTATATGAGACTTACAACAAAGAGGCCAGGGACTACCTTTCTACCTTTGCAAAAGGACGCTGGATTGAACTTTGCTGGGAAGAAGGACACGGGTGGACAGAATTATGTCGATTTTTGTCTGTTCGTAAGCCTTGGTTTCGTCCCTTTCCAAGTTCCAATAAAACTAACTACGCAAAGCACAAAAAAACAATCGAAGAGGATACCTGA
- a CDS encoding sulfotransferase family 2 domain-containing protein — MNRMIKFYPSRLAVYGKNMLREALNCAKNGREGRIYNNKRILHDYKCIFIHIPKTAGTSVSRALFELPKTIDTEYPRSIRKLRFKHLKATAVKSYLGDETWNRHFSFAFVRNPWDLMVSSYNWWVQKASHDPTFKDRIGSSEWLSNFESFIFSPFGRFKLNELEGNMLDWVTENGDIIVDYVGKVETFNSDWAAICHKINAPFRPMPCLNSTIRLDYRQYYNSRTRAAIAERFHREIELFEYKY, encoded by the coding sequence ATGAATAGAATGATAAAGTTTTACCCTTCTCGACTGGCGGTATATGGCAAAAACATGTTGCGTGAGGCATTGAATTGCGCCAAGAACGGCCGAGAAGGACGCATTTACAACAACAAACGTATACTCCACGATTATAAGTGCATTTTCATTCATATTCCCAAAACGGCCGGCACCAGCGTAAGTCGCGCTCTTTTTGAGCTGCCCAAGACGATCGACACGGAGTATCCCAGGAGCATTCGCAAGTTGCGCTTTAAACATCTCAAGGCCACAGCTGTAAAGTCCTATTTGGGTGACGAAACATGGAATCGCCATTTTTCTTTTGCCTTTGTGCGCAACCCTTGGGACCTGATGGTCTCCTCATATAACTGGTGGGTGCAGAAAGCTTCTCATGATCCCACTTTTAAAGATAGAATTGGAAGCAGTGAGTGGCTATCAAATTTTGAAAGTTTTATTTTCTCTCCTTTCGGGAGATTCAAGCTCAATGAGCTGGAAGGAAACATGCTGGATTGGGTCACCGAAAATGGGGATATTATTGTTGATTACGTGGGAAAAGTTGAGACGTTTAACTCGGATTGGGCCGCTATTTGCCACAAAATAAACGCTCCCTTCCGACCCATGCCATGTCTCAACTCAACCATACGACTTGATTATCGGCAGTATTATAATTCGCGAACGCGCGCCGCGATCGCCGAGCGATTTCACAGGGAAATTGAGTTGTTTGAATACAAGTATTAA
- a CDS encoding glycosyltransferase family 9 protein yields the protein MKAGVVFLKQLGDLVLLQPTLSALSRVSGHNISLLCKPGLAPLMELMPGVDRKYSGSVKTDRLYCFENGSKAAWLAWRWRARAKTLLLSKKEEQRWFHPLVFGEIHQDSPNDCYRAQYYWRNVTALRDMAFEFPRLEVPPENWSDGLAVPSRPWLLVHPTSAWKKKCWPVERWVDCLNSIHERTACTLVLSGGVTEWERGHCQEIVGRVRAPIVDLSGRTSLKQLLWLVEKSKAVVTVDGAVAHLAAAWNRTYLALFGPTNPLHWFRPDASGRLIQASAYLQQKRPPMEAIPTPPVLEEINGLLKSF from the coding sequence ATGAAGGCTGGGGTTGTCTTCCTCAAGCAGCTGGGGGATCTGGTCCTCCTCCAGCCGACCCTCTCGGCACTTTCCAGGGTTAGCGGACATAACATCTCGCTCCTTTGCAAGCCGGGTCTGGCGCCACTCATGGAGCTGATGCCCGGAGTGGATCGCAAGTATTCTGGTTCGGTAAAAACGGATAGACTATACTGTTTCGAGAACGGTTCAAAGGCGGCCTGGCTGGCCTGGCGTTGGCGGGCCCGGGCGAAAACGCTGCTTCTCAGCAAAAAGGAAGAACAACGCTGGTTTCACCCCTTGGTGTTCGGGGAAATCCATCAGGACAGTCCCAACGATTGTTATCGTGCACAATACTACTGGCGCAATGTCACGGCACTTCGGGATATGGCCTTTGAGTTTCCGCGCCTGGAGGTGCCCCCGGAAAACTGGTCGGATGGATTGGCTGTTCCATCCCGGCCCTGGCTTTTGGTTCACCCGACCTCCGCCTGGAAGAAGAAATGCTGGCCCGTGGAACGGTGGGTGGATTGCCTCAATTCCATTCATGAGCGCACGGCCTGCACACTGGTGCTCAGCGGGGGTGTCACCGAGTGGGAACGTGGCCATTGCCAGGAAATCGTGGGGAGGGTCCGTGCTCCGATCGTCGATTTGTCCGGAAGAACCAGTTTGAAGCAATTGCTCTGGCTGGTGGAAAAATCGAAAGCCGTCGTGACGGTGGACGGCGCGGTTGCCCATTTGGCTGCCGCGTGGAACCGCACCTATCTGGCGCTATTTGGTCCAACCAATCCACTGCACTGGTTCCGTCCGGACGCTTCGGGTCGTCTCATCCAAGCCTCGGCCTACCTGCAGCAAAAAAGACCCCCGATGGAAGCCATTCCGACTCCCCCCGTGCTCGAGGAGATCAACGGCCTGCTGAAATCCTTCTAA